A window of Candidatus Methylomirabilota bacterium contains these coding sequences:
- the pal gene encoding peptidoglycan-associated lipoprotein Pal: MRSAISDLHFEFDRYDLTDDARRHLEDLAQALKANPTYNVLIEGHADERGTTEYNLALGQRRAQTAKDYLVSLGVDPNRIDVISFGEERPLDPSHNELAWALNRRAHFVVRTGR; this comes from the coding sequence GTGCGCTCGGCCATCAGCGACCTCCACTTCGAGTTCGATCGCTACGATCTGACCGACGATGCCCGGCGCCACCTCGAAGATCTGGCGCAGGCCTTGAAAGCGAACCCGACCTACAACGTGCTCATCGAGGGCCACGCCGACGAACGCGGCACGACCGAATACAACCTGGCGCTCGGCCAGCGCCGCGCGCAGACGGCCAAGGACTACCTGGTGTCCCTCGGGGTCGATCCGAACCGCATCGACGTGATCTCGTTCGGCGAGGAGCGCCCCCTCGACCCGAGTCACAACGAGCTCGCCTGGGCCCTCAACCGCCGGGCGCACTTTGTCGTGAGGACCGGCCGATGA